The following DNA comes from Estrella lausannensis.
CTCTACTACTTTTTTGAAGAGAATCTTAAAAAGGTGACGACTGACTTTCAAGATCTTAAAGAGTTGGAAAGACCTTTTGCCGATAAATTGGCAGAAGAGGCCAGCCGTCTTTTCGGATCCGGCAAGGTTTACCTGTTTTCCATTTTGAACTCCGTTGTATTCCCCAAAGAAGTTTTAGAGACCTTGAGAAAGGATGCAGAGGCAGAGCGCGCCAAGAAAATTGCTAAGGACAGCGAAGATCTTGAGATGAAGACTTGGCAAGATAGAGAGAAAACCTACCAGCTGCAGATCGCCCGTCTCGAAGATCGTTATGAAAAGAAAATCTTAGGACTGCAGAAAAAATACCAAATCGACATCGAGACGCTGAAAAAGCAGATCGCCAACTTGCAGAGAAAGGTTGTAGAGTCCAAGGGAGAGCATGAAGCCGCTGCCGTTTCAGATAAGCCCGCAAAACGCTGACGAAATTTTTATGCTGGAAGCCCTTAAGGAAGCCTGGAAAGGCTTCCAAAAGGGCGAGGTACCCGTAGGAGCTGTCGTCGTCAAAAACGGCAAAGTGATTGCGAGGTCGCATAACCAAGTCGAAATGCTGAAAGACGCGACGGCGCATGCCGAGATGCTGTGCATTACAGTCGCTGAAGCGCATGAAGAGAACTGGCGTCTGAAAGGCGCCACTCTCTACGCGACGCTTGAGCCATGCAGCATGTGCGCCGGTGCCCTTCTTCTTTCCCGGGTTGATCGTCTTGTCTACGGGGCGCCCGACATCCGTCATGGTGCGTGCGGAAGCTGGGTCGATCTCTTTGAGAAGCCGCATCCCACTCATTCCATCGAAATTGTCAGAGGAATTCTTCAGGAAGAGAGCGCTACTCTGATGCGCGATTTTTTTAAAAAACGAAGGCTCGAAAACGAAGGTGCGATCAATGGGTCTGAACCAGCCTGACGATAAAATCAGTTGGCGTCTTGTCGAAAAAACGATTCAGGAAGTTATTCAGGATCAGGAGAATAAACTCTTCGCTGCCGGGAAGCGCTTTGTGCCCCATCTGACGAAAGAGGATCTTCTGCAGCCCAATGATTTTGAAGAGCTCGAAACCAACCCCTATTTCCGCTACGAAGAGGGGGTTTTATGCGGTCTTTTGACGATCCAGATGGCGATGCAGGCTCTTCGGCAGGAGAGATTGCACAGGAAGAGCGCTGAATATTCCGTCTCGCCGTCTTCTTCCTCCGATGCATGACCCGATAAAGGCATTGGCCTTTGTACCGAAAGTGTTTCCAAAATTGGGTTTTTGACTGTCGCTAGATTCGGGGGGATATCCCGGATTCAAAAAATTGAAGCGCTTTTTTCAAGCTGGTGTGGAATTCATAGAGCGCCTGATTGAACAGTTTTTCTTTCTCTTCTGCGCGAAGAGTTGCCGACTGATAGATGCGTTCAAGGAGAAGCAGGGTGTCTTCCTGCCTGTCCTCTATAGTCTCAATCACATCTTCCAAAAGAAATTTCCATGAAGTCTTAGCATCGTCGATTTCGGCGTGCTCAATGGCTCTTTGATAACGAAGGTAGAATACTTTACGCATGTAGAGGCGCTTGGCTCTGTGCTTGGCATTTTTTGCAAAGCCAAGGGCGATCTCGCGGTGAGGCTGCATTTTGGCAGCGAAGAAAAATGCTAAAGTCGCCAAAGTGGCCGAAAGTCCGGCAATGAAGATTTTGGTTCCTAAGGTAGCGGCTATCAGGTGGTCGGCGATAAAATTGTAAGAGGTCGAGCAGATGTATATGCCGAGAAAGCTGATGAGGATTCCCAGAATAAAAAAGATCGTTTTATAGAGGACAACGATTCCTTTTTTCAGCGTGTAAGGATGGTGGCTGAAAGAGGTACGGTTAGCCTCCAAAAGTTGCTTGAAAAGTTGGAGATCGTGGCTCAATTGCTTCTGCTCATGGGCTTTGAAATTCTCCAACTCCTCGAAAGCTGCTGTAGGAGAATCAAATGGTTTGACTTTTACTTTCATACACATTTAATTGTTTGTTTTGTAAATATCTTAAACTTTGTATTAATTAAAGTCAATCAATCTTAACCAATAATTAAAAATCGCTGTAAGTAATTAATATAAATTTAGAGGGTGCAGGCTGGGATTTAGCCACGAGAGCACAAGCGCTTCAGCAAGCCTAAAGTGCGGGGAGTTGATACGACGTATGGTGGAATTGGGGAGTTTGGCGGTGCGAAATCTCCTAAGATTGCAAGTCGCCTCATGGTTTTAAAATTGGGCGACTCACAATTTTTTGAAAACCGGATTTTGAGACACCTTCGGTGTCATTCGGCTTTTTTTAGCGAGGCTGGTTTTTTTGCCTGGAAATTCTTTGCATCCGTTTTCGCTCCCGGGCGGTGAGGGACCCCTCGCCGAATTTGGAAATCTTTTCGAGCATATCATCCATGAACTCCTCATCGGTATCTTCCCTAAAGGAGCGGATGTCGATGATTTTGGAGCCGCTCTTTTTGCGGAAATAGAGCTTTGCTCTGGCTAAAAAGATCAGGAGGTTATCTTCGGCCGATTTGATCAGCCGCCAAGGGCTTTTAAGATGCCAGGAGGTCAATGCGAAGAGCCACCCTGTCATCGCTCCGCACGCATTGAAGGCAAATAGAGGAAAGTCGAGTGCCGAAAGGGGAGGAATGAGCGTGAACAGCAGAACGATCAAGGTCAGCCACTTTGCCTTGATCGAGAGAGGGAACATGAGAAAGAGACGCCCCTCGCCGTTTAATGCTGTCCAGGCCACCAAGATAGCAAGGACCTGAGGTGTGCAGCCGGTCAGGATCGCACTCGTGTGATTAAGGTAAGCGAAAGCCGCTCCGCCGATGCCTCCTAAGAGGGTGGAGTAGAGGTAGAGTTTGACGAACGCTCTAGTCCCCATTCTTTCCACAATATTGGTTCCCATGATCCACATGACATAAAGATGGATCGCTAGGGTGATCATGTAGAAAAACGTGACTCCTTCGCCCGGGGTTCCGTAAGTAAGTGGATAGGTGACGAGCTGAAAAAGAAATCCTTGGAAGAGGTAGGAGGTGTTCAGTGCAAGAAAAGTTTGCGGGCCGGGAAGGGCGAAGACAGCATTGACGAACACTTCCGCAAGCGACGAGAAGAGGGCCGACAGTGCGGTGATCAGTATCAATCTTTTGATCACAAGGGGAGTATCGGCAGGTCCTGGATGTTGATAGTCTCTGTTCATGGGCCTTCGAAGTTAAGCAAATGGATGATTTATACCGAAAGTGTCTCAAAATCCCGAATTTTGAGACACTTTCGGTATAAGTCTGGTTTCGGTATATGTATACCGAAACAACTTGAAGAATTGGTCTTTGGCTTCGTCCGGTCTACTTAAGAATTTTCGTTCTCACTCGCGCCTTGCCTCTCGGCAATGGTCGCTCGCTCTGGACAAAAATTTCTTAAGGCCCTCCTGGCCAAATTTCCAATTCTTCAAGTTGTTTCGGTATACCCCTTTGACTTTAACCAGTATTAGTCACCTTTTCCCGGATTGCAAGGTCTTTTTACTTGCCCATGCCGGATGGATGGAATGGAATTTTTCATTGATGACAAAGCAACAGCTCGATCTGACGACTGCGGAGATTGCTGCCGATAAGCTTAAAGATCCGCTCCCTTATGTGCTTTTTGAGGAAGAGGGGTATTTCAACGATTATGAATACCCTAAGGTGACGATTGTCGTCCCTACCTATAACTGCGCGCAGATCATCTCTCTGACGCTGGAGACCATTTTGGACCAGCAGTACCCTGATTTCGAGGTGGCGATCATCGATGGCGGGTCGCAGGACCGCACTCTTGAGGTCATTAAAAGTTTCCGTGACGATCGCATTCGGCTATACTCCGTGACCGGTTTTCACCGCTATGAGATGCTGAACCGGGGTATTACAAGAGCGCTCGGTCAGTACATCGCCTTTTTGTTTCCTGGTGACTACTACGTATGGCGCCATACTCTGAAGCTGATGATGACCAAGGCGCTTGAGCTGAACAGTCCCGACTTGATCTACTGCGGGGCGATTTTACGCGATGGGCGAGGCGATCTAAAAAATTTGTACCGCCCTCTGACGCAAGATTTACTGCGGATGGGGCAGCAGCCCACCACTTTGCAGTCCTGCTTTTTCAAGAAGGAAATGTTCAAAAAGATTGGAAAATTCGACACCGGCTTAAAGCTGCGGGGAGGGTTTGACTTGCTTTGCCGCTTCATGCAGGCAAGCGACCTGCGGTTTGGCTCCGTGCATCGAATCTTGACCGATTATGACTTACGGATCGTCACAAAAGAAATGGTCGTCACCCATTTTTTCGAATCGATGCGGATCGTCTACAGGTATTTTGGGCTGAGGGCTACCTTGCGCTGGCTTAAGCATCAAAAAGACATTTCCCGCCTTTTCAAGCTGTGGTTCTCCAGGTTGAAAGTCTCCTTTCTCGGCCGTTAAGGGGCTCTTGGCAAGAGCACACTCACTCCTCTTTGGGCGCTTTTCGTGGATCCATTACTGTCTTGGCGCCCGCCAGATCAAATGAAATCCCTCACAAAGACCTTAACGAAAGCGCCTTTCCTTCCATTGCTTTCGGGGTAAATGGCGGAGTTGTTTTGAAACAGCTCCACCTTCTTCCGGCAGAAACGGTCTCTTTTCTATAAGCCATTGCACTAGTCTTGAATTAGCTCCGCCAAATCGGCATTCGACAGTCACCCTCATCGCTTTCTGTGGGATGCACGTAGCGCATTACTCCACGGCCGCAGGCATCAAGAAAAAAACACGCGAACCGGATCTCTACTTTGCACTGAGTGAAGAGGTTGTCAGAGCCCCATCGGGTGGTTTTAACTTTTCGGTCTCTCTGTAAAGGGATTATTTAGCATGCAAAATTTGGACTTGTTGCTGAATCCGAATTAGAACGCTCCTCATTTAGACAGGATTACTAACTTGCAAGTTTCTGTGCTTTTACTTTCGTGGCGATAGCATATTCATTCCTCTTTGGTGATTATCTTGGATCCATTACTGCCTTGGCATCCGCTAGTTTGCCAAATCAAATGAAATCCCTCTTAAAGATCTTAAAGAAAGCTTCTTTCATTCCACTGCTTTCAGGGATAAATGGCGGAGTTGTTCTGATACCCCACCCCAACCTCTTCCGGCAGAAACGGTCTCTTTTCTATAAGCCATTGCACTAGTCTTGAATTAGCTCCGCCAAATCGGCATTCGACAGTCACCCTCATCGCTTTCTGTGGGATGCACGTAGCGCATTACTCCACGGCCGCAGGCATCAAGAAAAAAACACGCGAACCGAATCTCTATTTTGCAGTGAGTGAAGAGGTTGTCAGAGTACCATCGGCTGGTTTTAACTTTTCGGTCTCTCTGTAGAAGGAGAGCATTTTGCTTGACCATGAAATAGTTGACCGGGAGTTACATCCTATTTCCCGGCGATTTAGGAAATTTTACTTACCGGATAGGTAGGTTTCCCGGATGATTTGACGCCTCTTCTCAAGAGCCGATCG
Coding sequences within:
- the tadA gene encoding tRNA adenosine(34) deaminase TadA, coding for MKPLPFQISPQNADEIFMLEALKEAWKGFQKGEVPVGAVVVKNGKVIARSHNQVEMLKDATAHAEMLCITVAEAHEENWRLKGATLYATLEPCSMCAGALLLSRVDRLVYGAPDIRHGACGSWVDLFEKPHPTHSIEIVRGILQEESATLMRDFFKKRRLENEGAINGSEPA
- a CDS encoding rhomboid family intramembrane serine protease; the encoded protein is MNRDYQHPGPADTPLVIKRLILITALSALFSSLAEVFVNAVFALPGPQTFLALNTSYLFQGFLFQLVTYPLTYGTPGEGVTFFYMITLAIHLYVMWIMGTNIVERMGTRAFVKLYLYSTLLGGIGGAAFAYLNHTSAILTGCTPQVLAILVAWTALNGEGRLFLMFPLSIKAKWLTLIVLLFTLIPPLSALDFPLFAFNACGAMTGWLFALTSWHLKSPWRLIKSAEDNLLIFLARAKLYFRKKSGSKIIDIRSFREDTDEEFMDDMLEKISKFGEGSLTARERKRMQRISRQKNQPR
- a CDS encoding glycosyltransferase, whose protein sequence is MTKQQLDLTTAEIAADKLKDPLPYVLFEEEGYFNDYEYPKVTIVVPTYNCAQIISLTLETILDQQYPDFEVAIIDGGSQDRTLEVIKSFRDDRIRLYSVTGFHRYEMLNRGITRALGQYIAFLFPGDYYVWRHTLKLMMTKALELNSPDLIYCGAILRDGRGDLKNLYRPLTQDLLRMGQQPTTLQSCFFKKEMFKKIGKFDTGLKLRGGFDLLCRFMQASDLRFGSVHRILTDYDLRIVTKEMVVTHFFESMRIVYRYFGLRATLRWLKHQKDISRLFKLWFSRLKVSFLGR